One segment of Alnus glutinosa chromosome 2, dhAlnGlut1.1, whole genome shotgun sequence DNA contains the following:
- the LOC133859922 gene encoding SAGA-associated factor 29 homolog B-like isoform X1: MASSAAAAAAATPPTADPEGNDKKRKRVKTDSNISRKPANVQSELEACASLKFKQVAAKVTPAEADKDDWFVVKVLHFDKETREFEVIDEEPGDDDEGGGQRKYKLPMSSIIPFPKRGDASTAPDFPPRSQVLAVYPGTTALYKATVVNGHRKRKTENYLLEFDDDEEDGSLPQRTVPFHKVVALPDGHRQ; encoded by the exons ATGGCATCATCAGCAGCAGCGGCAGCGGCAGCGACACCCCCCACTGCCGACCCAG AAGGCAAcgataagaaaaggaaaagagtgaAGACTGATTCAAATATTTCAAGGAAACCCGCTAATGTGCAAAGCGAACTTGAGGCTTGTGCAAGTTTAAAGTTTAAACAG GTAGCAGCTAAAGTCACACCAGCTGAGGCTGATAAGGACGACTGGTTTGTTGTAAAAGTGTTGCATTTTGATAAGGAGACAAGAGA ATTTGAAGTAATAGATGAGGAACCGGGTGATGATGATGAAGGTGGTGGCCAAAG AAAGTACAAGCTGCCCATGTCAAGTATTATTCCTTTCCCCAAGAGAGGTGATGCTTCTACCGCTCCAGATTTCCCTCCTCGAAGCCAAGTCTTGGCTGTCTATCCTGGAACAACTGCACTTTATAAGGCAACTGTTGTCAATGGCCATCGCAAG agGAAGACGGAGAA TTATTTACTGGAATTTGACGATGATGAGGAAGATGGATCCTTGCCTCAAAGGACAGTACCCTTCCACAAGGTGGTTGCTCTGCCTGATGGACATCGTCAATGA
- the LOC133859922 gene encoding SAGA-associated factor 29 homolog B-like isoform X2, with protein MASSAAAAAAATPPTADPGNDKKRKRVKTDSNISRKPANVQSELEACASLKFKQVAAKVTPAEADKDDWFVVKVLHFDKETREFEVIDEEPGDDDEGGGQRKYKLPMSSIIPFPKRGDASTAPDFPPRSQVLAVYPGTTALYKATVVNGHRKRKTENYLLEFDDDEEDGSLPQRTVPFHKVVALPDGHRQ; from the exons ATGGCATCATCAGCAGCAGCGGCAGCGGCAGCGACACCCCCCACTGCCGACCCAG GCAAcgataagaaaaggaaaagagtgaAGACTGATTCAAATATTTCAAGGAAACCCGCTAATGTGCAAAGCGAACTTGAGGCTTGTGCAAGTTTAAAGTTTAAACAG GTAGCAGCTAAAGTCACACCAGCTGAGGCTGATAAGGACGACTGGTTTGTTGTAAAAGTGTTGCATTTTGATAAGGAGACAAGAGA ATTTGAAGTAATAGATGAGGAACCGGGTGATGATGATGAAGGTGGTGGCCAAAG AAAGTACAAGCTGCCCATGTCAAGTATTATTCCTTTCCCCAAGAGAGGTGATGCTTCTACCGCTCCAGATTTCCCTCCTCGAAGCCAAGTCTTGGCTGTCTATCCTGGAACAACTGCACTTTATAAGGCAACTGTTGTCAATGGCCATCGCAAG agGAAGACGGAGAA TTATTTACTGGAATTTGACGATGATGAGGAAGATGGATCCTTGCCTCAAAGGACAGTACCCTTCCACAAGGTGGTTGCTCTGCCTGATGGACATCGTCAATGA